From Dehalococcoidia bacterium, one genomic window encodes:
- a CDS encoding IS5/IS1182 family transposase: ECCHNRLKQFRALATRYDKRGWNYRAMVVIAALLLWLPK, encoded by the coding sequence GAGTGCTGCCACAACCGGCTGAAGCAGTTCCGCGCCCTGGCCACCCGCTACGACAAGCGAGGCTGGAACTACCGCGCCATGGTGGTGATTGCCGCATTACTGCTGTGGCTCCCCAAGTGA
- a CDS encoding DUF3303 family protein — MSLFVVKHQHPAGSCPAQNREMAPMLARQLSPANAQQHGLLIQAEAVVNNAHTLYLIVDAADQESVTRFMQPFAQAGSVEVLAASSCEAVIARGGCALV, encoded by the coding sequence GTGAGCCTCTTCGTCGTCAAGCATCAGCATCCGGCCGGCAGCTGTCCCGCCCAAAACCGCGAGATGGCCCCGATGCTGGCCCGTCAGCTCTCACCGGCCAATGCCCAGCAGCACGGTCTGCTGATCCAGGCAGAGGCTGTCGTCAACAACGCGCACACACTGTACCTGATCGTCGACGCGGCCGATCAGGAGAGCGTCACCCGGTTCATGCAGCCCTTCGCTCAGGCAGGCTCGGTCGAGGTGCTGGCCGCATCGTCCTGTGAGGCGGTGATCGCCCGGGGCGGCTGCGCACTGGTGTGA
- a CDS encoding FAD:protein FMN transferase codes for MHELNLRAMNTDIRLLAADSGDRTQARLTRAAERFAVHERALSRFDPASDLSALNRAGPGWTWVPELLFHALTAADALFRQTGGLYNPGILSALEAEGYDRSFEQLAPPLDDHVRRPAVPPAPPIAVLFAKSYALDPERQAVRLAPGVRLDLGGIGKGLAVDAAAAELGDQRGFLVDAGGDIRVGGTSPDGGDWGIAVQDPTDLDRDLAVLAVRDGAVATSSVGRRRWLRQGEVVHHLIDPRTGRSAVSDLLAATVLAPACATAEVFAKAVVIAGAEAGFALLERHNLAGLVVDRERRLRVNPAMQPFLVDTSA; via the coding sequence ATGCACGAACTGAACCTGCGGGCGATGAACACCGATATCCGCCTGCTGGCGGCAGACAGCGGCGACCGCACGCAGGCGCGGCTCACGCGGGCGGCCGAGAGGTTTGCGGTCCATGAACGCGCGCTTAGTCGCTTCGACCCGGCGAGCGATCTCTCTGCCCTCAACCGCGCCGGGCCGGGCTGGACGTGGGTGCCGGAGCTACTGTTTCACGCACTGACCGCAGCCGATGCCCTGTTTCGCCAAACCGGCGGCCTGTACAACCCGGGCATCCTGTCCGCGCTGGAGGCCGAGGGCTACGATCGCTCGTTCGAGCAACTCGCACCGCCACTCGATGACCATGTGCGGCGGCCGGCGGTGCCTCCCGCACCGCCGATCGCCGTGCTCTTTGCCAAGTCGTATGCGCTTGACCCCGAGCGTCAGGCGGTGCGGTTGGCGCCCGGCGTGCGGCTGGATCTGGGCGGCATCGGCAAGGGGCTGGCCGTGGATGCCGCGGCGGCTGAACTCGGCGATCAGCGCGGCTTCCTCGTCGATGCGGGTGGCGATATCCGCGTAGGCGGCACGAGCCCGGACGGCGGCGACTGGGGCATCGCCGTGCAAGATCCGACCGACCTGGACCGCGATCTCGCCGTGTTGGCGGTGCGCGACGGCGCCGTGGCAACCTCATCCGTGGGGCGCCGGCGCTGGCTGCGGCAGGGTGAGGTGGTCCATCACCTGATCGACCCGCGCACCGGCCGCAGTGCGGTAAGCGACCTGCTCGCCGCAACGGTGCTCGCGCCGGCCTGCGCGACGGCGGAGGTCTTTGCCAAGGCCGTGGTGATCGCCGGGGCCGAGGCGGGGTTCGCCCTGCTTGAGCGGCACAACCTGGCTGGGCTGGTCGTGGACCGCGAGCGACGCCTGCGCGTCAATCCGGCCATGCAGCCGTTCCTCGTCGACACCAGTGCCTGA
- a CDS encoding ABC transporter permease subunit: MIATPTREQAPPRLGRPWHRLQEALPGWLRRHLAAYLLLLPACALVFGLIVYPLLYTVWLSFTSSQDFYGPGAFNGLANYREVLSDRTFWEAVRNTVVLTAITIALELVLAVATALLLWWRFWGRSLVFLVVFVPWVFPAAFSGFAWMMLLKPPFHTFYTLQAVQVKDTLEGLFGPSAYYFATIVTFNVWRCSSFVAVFLLAGLNGIPRELLEYARLESGSAWQRFRLVIAPLVRRYLVLAVLTSIVITFMDYTIVYVQTGGLIFQPLLGTLAYRTGIEHGQTGLGAAINVLQFPFVAALLFIGFRFFEREPRPHVPERSVAPLHLQSLQTASLPAQPAPAATRAAPAAPAPRQGRRVAHYRLRRGVLLALGSVAALVLAVFHILPIYWTLISSIRPLTENTDGNPFWALHPSLTGLTEPLRDQAFWTWMQNTAVIFGVALVVALVASLLAGYALARLRPPGARWTARLLLASYFVPQIAVLVPVYQLFIWLGISDTFLAVILLYETLTVPFCTWLFYTHFTALSPDTEEAALLDGTRVQAFLRLTLRMSWPVIIAAGVFCVGMMASDLLYAGTFLIHHDQQTVTVGLAVISLDLGEFTQATGAIGIAALPIVLICLLFAPSYVRGLTMAMDEGA, encoded by the coding sequence ATGATCGCGACGCCGACGCGAGAGCAGGCGCCGCCGCGGCTGGGGCGCCCCTGGCATCGCCTGCAGGAGGCGCTGCCAGGCTGGCTGCGGCGCCACCTGGCGGCCTATCTGCTGCTGCTGCCGGCCTGCGCCCTCGTCTTCGGGCTGATCGTTTATCCGCTGCTCTACACGGTCTGGTTGAGTTTCACCAGCAGCCAGGACTTTTATGGCCCCGGCGCCTTCAACGGCCTCGCCAACTACCGCGAGGTGCTGAGCGACCGCACCTTCTGGGAGGCCGTGCGCAACACCGTCGTGCTGACCGCGATCACGATCGCGCTCGAGCTGGTGCTGGCCGTGGCGACGGCGCTGCTGCTCTGGTGGCGTTTCTGGGGCCGCTCGCTCGTCTTCCTGGTCGTGTTCGTGCCCTGGGTGTTTCCGGCGGCGTTCTCCGGCTTCGCCTGGATGATGTTGCTGAAGCCGCCCTTCCACACCTTCTACACGTTGCAGGCGGTGCAGGTGAAGGACACCCTGGAAGGGCTGTTCGGGCCGAGCGCCTACTACTTCGCCACGATCGTTACCTTCAACGTCTGGCGCTGCTCCTCGTTCGTGGCCGTCTTCCTGCTGGCCGGCCTGAACGGCATTCCGCGCGAGCTGCTGGAGTACGCGCGGCTGGAGTCCGGCTCGGCCTGGCAGCGTTTCCGGCTGGTGATCGCGCCGCTGGTGCGCCGCTATCTCGTCCTCGCCGTGCTCACCTCGATCGTGATCACCTTCATGGACTACACGATCGTCTACGTTCAGACGGGCGGGCTGATCTTCCAACCGCTGCTGGGCACGCTGGCGTACCGCACCGGCATCGAGCACGGGCAGACGGGGCTGGGCGCGGCGATCAACGTCCTGCAGTTCCCCTTCGTGGCGGCACTGCTGTTCATCGGCTTTCGCTTCTTCGAACGCGAGCCGCGGCCGCACGTGCCGGAGCGCAGCGTCGCGCCGCTGCATCTGCAATCATTGCAAACGGCATCGTTGCCGGCGCAGCCAGCCCCCGCGGCGACGCGAGCTGCGCCCGCCGCTCCTGCGCCGCGGCAAGGCCGTCGCGTTGCGCACTATCGCCTGCGACGCGGTGTGCTGCTGGCGCTCGGCAGCGTCGCCGCCCTTGTCCTCGCCGTCTTTCACATCCTGCCGATCTACTGGACGCTGATCTCGTCGATCCGACCGCTGACGGAGAACACGGACGGCAATCCCTTCTGGGCGCTGCATCCGAGCTTGACTGGCCTCACTGAGCCGCTGCGTGATCAAGCCTTCTGGACCTGGATGCAGAACACGGCCGTGATCTTCGGCGTGGCGCTGGTCGTGGCGCTCGTCGCCAGCCTGCTCGCCGGCTACGCGCTGGCACGGCTGCGGCCGCCCGGCGCCCGCTGGACGGCGCGCCTGCTGCTCGCCAGCTACTTCGTGCCGCAGATCGCCGTGCTGGTGCCGGTCTACCAGCTCTTCATCTGGCTGGGCATCTCCGACACCTTCCTGGCCGTGATCCTGCTCTACGAGACGCTGACCGTGCCCTTCTGCACCTGGCTGTTCTACACGCACTTCACCGCGCTCTCGCCGGACACCGAAGAGGCGGCGCTGCTGGACGGCACGCGTGTGCAGGCCTTTCTGCGCCTGACGCTGCGCATGAGCTGGCCGGTCATCATCGCCGCGGGCGTCTTTTGCGTCGGCATGATGGCCTCGGACCTGCTCTACGCCGGCACATTCCTGATTCACCACGACCAGCAGACGGTGACGGTAGGACTGGCGGTGATCTCGCTCGACCTGGGCGAGTTCACCCAGGCGACGGGGGCAATTGGCATCGCCGCCCTGCCGATCGTGCTGATCTGCCTGCTGTTCGCGCCGAGCTACGTGCGCGGCCTGACGATGGCGATGGACGAGGGGGCGTAG
- a CDS encoding extracellular solute-binding protein yields the protein MADGPAEIRAEAAPSAEVVPEPAPALEGRLDRRRLLKGLGAGLAGIGLAPLLAACSSSNNAKITKAPVGAAPAGGTPSISVSKGASLSILMWNHFVPAFDTYFDKYAKDWGSANNVNVRVDHVDIAQLPGRLAAEAAAGRGHDLFAFAAQIQTRRYQNRLVDMTPLMDPMIKAYGDVIPIGKATSFIDGKWLGLPHFNVIIPPLVRTDLLKDNGLKTPVTWDDVLAAGKVLKPKNHAAGLAISHCNDANHNWRAVMWSFGASEVHEDGKTLALDTQEMKDFLTWAKQFQAEANSDEVYAWADVSDNQYLGSGTGFFIHDAISALRSLQGKNDELYNAIAILPEMKGPKAQLSMPDPQVFAIWNFTPKANVEAATSFLWTYMNNWKANFIASTGYNMPMFANQLVKPMPVLSEDPKFVVMQDYQGALLQTYGYPGPQTPAAEDVLAQYILPDMIGKMRGGGTVDDALKFGRDQIGPIYAKNYKSSLTPAPNVTAVPK from the coding sequence ATGGCAGATGGTCCTGCGGAGATCCGTGCCGAGGCCGCTCCGAGTGCGGAAGTCGTGCCCGAGCCGGCGCCCGCGCTCGAGGGCAGGCTCGATCGGCGCCGGCTGCTGAAGGGGCTGGGCGCCGGCCTGGCCGGCATCGGGTTGGCGCCGCTGCTGGCGGCGTGCAGCAGCAGCAACAATGCAAAGATCACGAAGGCGCCCGTCGGGGCCGCCCCCGCAGGCGGCACGCCCTCGATCAGCGTCTCGAAGGGCGCCTCGCTCTCGATCCTGATGTGGAACCACTTCGTGCCGGCCTTCGATACGTACTTCGACAAGTACGCGAAGGACTGGGGCAGCGCCAACAACGTTAACGTGCGCGTGGACCACGTCGACATCGCGCAGTTGCCGGGCCGGCTCGCGGCCGAGGCCGCCGCCGGCAGAGGGCACGACCTCTTCGCCTTCGCCGCCCAGATCCAGACGCGCCGCTACCAGAACCGCCTGGTGGATATGACGCCGCTGATGGACCCGATGATCAAGGCCTACGGCGATGTGATCCCGATCGGCAAGGCGACGTCGTTCATCGACGGCAAGTGGCTGGGCCTGCCGCACTTCAACGTGATCATCCCGCCGCTGGTGCGCACCGACCTGCTCAAGGACAATGGCCTGAAAACGCCGGTCACCTGGGACGATGTCCTGGCGGCGGGCAAGGTGCTCAAGCCGAAAAACCATGCGGCCGGTCTGGCGATTTCGCACTGCAACGACGCGAACCACAACTGGCGCGCGGTGATGTGGTCGTTCGGCGCCAGTGAAGTGCATGAGGACGGCAAAACACTGGCGCTCGATACCCAGGAGATGAAGGACTTCCTCACCTGGGCGAAGCAGTTCCAGGCCGAGGCCAACTCGGATGAGGTCTACGCCTGGGCCGACGTGTCGGACAACCAGTACCTCGGATCCGGCACGGGTTTCTTCATCCATGACGCGATCAGCGCGTTGCGCAGCCTGCAGGGCAAGAACGACGAGCTGTACAACGCCATCGCCATTCTGCCCGAGATGAAAGGACCAAAAGCACAACTCTCGATGCCGGATCCGCAGGTCTTCGCGATCTGGAACTTCACGCCCAAAGCGAACGTTGAGGCGGCCACGTCCTTCCTCTGGACATACATGAACAACTGGAAGGCGAACTTTATCGCCTCTACGGGCTACAACATGCCGATGTTCGCCAATCAGTTGGTGAAGCCGATGCCGGTGCTGAGCGAGGATCCGAAGTTCGTGGTTATGCAGGACTATCAGGGCGCGCTGCTGCAAACCTACGGCTACCCCGGCCCGCAGACTCCGGCGGCCGAGGACGTGCTGGCGCAGTACATCCTGCCGGACATGATCGGCAAGATGCGCGGCGGCGGCACAGTAGACGACGCGCTCAAGTTCGGACGCGACCAGATCGGGCCGATCTACGCCAAGAACTACAAGTCCAGCCTGACCCCGGCCCCGAACGTGACGGCGGTTCCGAAGTAA
- a CDS encoding carbohydrate ABC transporter permease has translation MAGEVLDASAPARARQGTTWLTRALRESIVTWVGLAFFLVIALFPIAVMAVTSFKQGGDLIDLKTPPLWFHRAPTFSHYTYLFQQTKFLTWAGNTIVISFFTVVITLILAVPAAYALARLHFPNADNFGIGIFLTYLVPPALLFLPLTIILSRYVNLIDTKWALVVVYPTFTTPFCVWLLMGFFKTIPVEVEEAARVDGCSRLQAILRVVLPLSIPGLLTVAIFAFTLGMQEYIYALTFISNSLEKPVTIGVTSDLIRGDEYFWGELMAGALLAGIPVAILYNFFLDHFVEGISQGAIK, from the coding sequence ATGGCCGGCGAAGTTCTTGACGCCTCAGCGCCGGCGCGTGCTCGCCAGGGCACGACCTGGTTGACCCGCGCCCTCAGGGAGTCGATCGTCACCTGGGTGGGGCTTGCGTTCTTCCTGGTGATCGCACTCTTCCCGATCGCGGTGATGGCGGTGACCTCGTTCAAGCAGGGTGGCGACCTCATCGACCTGAAGACGCCGCCGCTCTGGTTCCACCGCGCACCGACCTTCTCGCACTACACCTACCTCTTCCAGCAGACCAAGTTCTTGACCTGGGCCGGGAACACGATCGTGATCTCGTTCTTCACCGTCGTGATCACGCTCATCCTGGCCGTGCCCGCGGCCTACGCGCTGGCACGGCTGCACTTTCCCAACGCGGACAACTTCGGCATCGGCATCTTTCTCACCTATCTCGTGCCGCCCGCCTTGCTCTTTCTGCCGCTGACAATCATCCTCTCGCGCTACGTGAACCTGATCGACACCAAGTGGGCGCTGGTCGTGGTCTATCCCACCTTCACCACGCCGTTCTGCGTCTGGCTGCTGATGGGCTTCTTCAAGACGATCCCCGTCGAAGTCGAGGAGGCGGCGCGCGTGGACGGCTGCTCGCGCCTGCAGGCGATCCTGCGCGTGGTGCTGCCGCTCAGCATCCCCGGGCTGCTGACCGTGGCGATCTTCGCCTTCACGCTGGGCATGCAGGAGTACATCTACGCCCTGACCTTCATCTCCAACTCGCTGGAGAAGCCAGTGACGATCGGCGTCACCAGCGACCTGATCCGCGGCGACGAGTACTTCTGGGGGGAGCTGATGGCCGGGGCGTTGCTGGCCGGCATTCCGGTCGCGATTCTCTACAATTTCTTCCTCGATCACTTCGTGGAGGGCATCAGCCAGGGCGCGATCAAGTAG
- a CDS encoding sugar ABC transporter permease translates to MRRLLRGEAAFGYLLMAPALIYLGLLLLYPLLLSIWFSLTDASTGQPFGSWVGLKNFTDLWSNETFRLALRNSFIFTFGSEIGKAILGTVLAFLLLRRFHGKKVLRALLVLPWTVPVALTTLGWLLLFDPTFNMLNRITGAIGIGYHPSWLGEPVPAMIAIMMANIWRGFPFSAIILLAGLTSVPPEILESAALDGAGFLRRFHYIIVPMIAPILFIGLLFDLVFSFTDLSVVYLLTRGGPENTTHILPELAYQNGIQGGDLAQGAAISLFMLPVFVIACVIMLRILRRREI, encoded by the coding sequence ATGCGCCGCCTGCTGCGCGGCGAGGCCGCCTTCGGCTACCTGCTGATGGCCCCGGCGCTGATCTACCTCGGGCTGCTGTTGCTCTATCCCCTGCTGCTCTCGATCTGGTTCAGCCTGACCGATGCCTCCACCGGCCAGCCCTTCGGCAGCTGGGTGGGCCTGAAGAACTTCACCGATCTCTGGTCGAACGAGACCTTCCGCCTGGCGCTGCGCAACTCGTTCATCTTCACCTTCGGCTCGGAGATCGGCAAAGCGATCCTCGGCACAGTGCTCGCCTTCCTGCTGCTGCGCCGCTTCCACGGTAAGAAGGTGCTGCGCGCCCTGCTCGTGCTGCCCTGGACGGTGCCCGTGGCGCTGACCACGCTCGGCTGGCTGCTGCTCTTCGACCCCACCTTCAACATGCTCAACCGCATCACCGGCGCGATCGGCATCGGCTACCACCCGAGCTGGCTGGGCGAGCCGGTGCCGGCGATGATCGCGATCATGATGGCCAACATCTGGCGCGGCTTTCCCTTCTCCGCCATCATCCTGCTCGCCGGCCTCACCTCCGTACCGCCGGAGATCCTCGAGTCGGCCGCGCTGGACGGCGCCGGCTTCCTGCGCCGCTTCCACTACATCATCGTGCCGATGATCGCGCCGATCCTGTTCATCGGCCTGCTCTTCGACCTCGTCTTCAGCTTCACCGACCTGAGCGTGGTCTACCTGCTCACCAGGGGTGGACCGGAGAACACGACGCACATCCTGCCCGAGCTCGCCTATCAGAACGGCATTCAGGGCGGCGACCTGGCGCAGGGCGCGGCGATCTCGCTGTTCATGCTGCCGGTCTTCGTGATCGCCTGCGTGATCATGCTGCGCATTCTGCGCCGGCGGGAGATCTGA